The window GTCGTTCCAGGAGTCGCCGTCAGGGTTGGGTTCGGCGGGGTTGGTGACGGTGTGGCCGTCGGCGCGCAGGTTGGCGGTCATTGCGGCGAAGGCAGGGAAGTTGAGGGCGGGCAGGCCGGTCATTGGCCCGCGGAGGTAGAAACGCTTCATGCTGTCACCGCGACTGGCTGGCGAAACACTGGAAGGGCACCGGCTTGTTCGCGCACAACCTTCATGCCTTCGTCGTCGTAACCCCATATGTTGCTTTCATCGAAGGACCGCTCGGGCCCGAGATAGCCAGGGTGCATCGGCTCGCCGGTACAGATGTAGTCCCGGAACGCCTTGACCACATCCTTCAGCATGCCGCCGTGAGTGAACCCGCGCCACCGGCCACCCCACACCGTTTCATGCGTGAAGACGCGCTTCCCGCTGTAGTAATCGATGAACCAGACCTTGCCGCGGTGATCTACTTCCATGCTGGCGTAGCGATTCACGGTCTGGCTGTAAAAGAACCGGCGGCCGTGGTCGGCGATGATCTGGATTGCCTGATTCACTTGCTCGGCGCGCTGGCGCTTCAGGGCAAGTTTGTTTTCTTTGCGCATGGGGCGTCCTATGCCGGGTCATGCCCGGGCGATGGGGAGAGGGAAAAGGGAGCTGCTGCCACAACTAATTACGTAAATCGCCTTTCGCTTTTTTTGGTCGCAGTAACATCAGCGGTCGCCGGATATGCCGGTTCGTTGATAGGCGGTAAACGCTGATGTTTCGACTTCTAGAAGATCTGCTGCTACAGCTCCTGACCGACCAAGTGATAACCCTTTTGGGTCGACTCATCGAATGGCTCAACACGATGCCGTGGCAGGCCTTATTCGCGTGATTACGCTGCAGCGGCTAGGCGTTCAATTGCGCGCCAAGGATCGTTAGCCCGGGGCAGTGCTGCCATCGGAGGCGGGCTGACGGTGTTGCGGTCGCAACGTGATGTCAATATGCTCTCATCCTCAAGCAAGGAGGTGAGCCGTGAGCAAATATGCGCCGTTAGCAGACTATCTGAGAGCCCAGGCCCTCGACTCCGTTAAGCTGGGATTTGCTCAGATTGATATGTTAGTCAATGGTCTACCGCCCAGCGCAAGAAACCATGACGCTTGGTGGGCTAACTCGCGGACGGATGACACTCATTCTTGGGCGCACCAGTGGATCGCTGCTGGGTGGGAGTGCGGGTCGCTTGATAGGGTAAATGAAACAGTAGTTTTTCAGCGCATTCTAGCTGGCTTAAAAAACAAGTGCAGAGCTTCTGGTGGGTCAACCACAAGCAGACTTTTAAATCTGAGTTTGAAGGCGGTTATATCTGGTCACCCAAAACTAACAAGAACGGGGCCCGCAATAGAACATACGATAATTTGACACAGGTGAAGGCTGGCGATGTTGTTGTGTCCTACGCTGATGGAAAAATCAAAGCCATCGGTGTCGCCAAACAGCATTGTTCTGAGGCTTTGAAGCCTGAAGAGTTTGGCTCGGCAGGCGCCAACTGGGCTGACCGTGGGTGGCTTGTGCCGATCGAATGGACTGCTTTGTCTTCTCCTATTTCTCCAAAGAGCCATATCGCCCGCGTTCAGCCATTGTTACCTAGTAAGAGTTCCCCCCTGCAAGCAAACGGAAATGGAAATCAAGGCTGCTACCTAGCAGCGATTTCATCGGAGCTAGGCCATCTGGTTCTTGATGTAGCCAGCAAACTTAACCCAGATGTAGTTCAGTCAATCCAGGACCTAAAACAACTGGTAGAGGCAGACGTCGCCGAGGATGAAATTCAGGCCTCTGAAGCCATTCCTGAAACAGAGAAAGAGCAACTGATTCGATCTCGACGCGGGCAGGGCGTTTTTCGTTTGCGAGCCTTGGCGATCGAATCGCGGTGCCGTATCACAGGTGTTGAAGATCAAAGTTTTTTGATAGCTAGTCACATCAAACCCTGGAAGGACTGCGCTAATGATGAGCGTTTAGATGGTTGCAACGGCCTAATGCTGGCGCCTCACATCGATAAGCTATTTGATCGCGGATGGATATCTTTTAGTGATAATGGAGACCTGCTGTCAGTGCCCGGGGCGGAACAGGTGATGGCGGCATGGAATGTTGACCTGAAGAAAAATGTCGGGAAGTTCAGCGTGGGACAGTGCCGTTATCTTGAGCACCACCGAAATAAAGTGTTTAAAGGCAGCATTGAAGCGAGGAGCTGATTCGGAGGGGGGCTTTTATTGCGCATACAGGATCCTTGCCCGCTGGCGTGATTCGTTGAGGTGGGGTATTTGTGTGGGGTTTTATCTAAAGTGCAGCGGGCTTGTTGGCGCGTAGGAATGTTCAGCGAAGTGGAGTGGGAAATTGGGTAGGGATTGGTTGGTTTGGGCGCTTTGTTTCTCTTTGTTTGCCTCTGGGATTGTTTTTTCAAAAATTGTCCCTGGGCAGTTGGGTTTGACAGACTTTATTGGGATGATTTCTGCTTTAGGAACTTTGGCTGCGGCAATTGCAGCTTGGCAAAGTGCTAAAATTTCTGCGCAAATGGCCGCTGGAAGTCGTAGTAGCGAAAGACTAAGTAATTCGGCAGAGCACCGAAAGCAATTCGATGAAATGCTGACTCAGACTGAGCTGGATTTAGGTGTTGTTTTTTATGATCGTATTACTTTGTATGATAGGGTTTTTCCTACTAATCGGAATCCGTTGTTGCAGTTTAAAGTAGAAGGTGACTTGGAGAAGCTTGAGAGTTGGAAGAGGTCATATTTTTCAGTAATTGAATATCTTCGTCATCCTGGAGATCTGCTGATTGAACGATGGATGGTTTTGGTTATGATTTTGACTAGTGAGATATGTGTGCGCAATGTCTCAGTGGAGACTGAGCAAGTTTATATGAGTGGCTATACACCAAGTGGCTTTAATGAGGAAAATGTGAGTAGGTATATAGGTAACTTGTGTTCGGTGCTAGGGCGCATCAGTAAGTTTGGAATGATTGATGCTGATTTGCACCTGATGGCGGAATCAAGTCGTTTTGAAGAAGCATTCAAGAGTTTTATTATTAAAGTCAAAAGCGGGATGACCCCGCACGCGTTTCGTTCGACGTCCAAAAATACGATCTGAAGCGTTTCTGAATAAGACTTAAGCGTCCATGGCAAAGCGCCACATCACTGGCTAGGAATGTGGAATATGAGTATTTGTGTTTCGACCCGGCATGGAGCCGGATCAAGGAGACGATTGTGATCATTGGTGAAAAGTTTATTTTTGAAGTTGGCGATCCTGTAGTCGATCAACACGCGGTGGACTGCCGAATCGGCATCGTCGTTGATATCGAAAGCAATCAGAATGGAGAGACGGTTCTCGTAGTAGAAACTGACGGAACGCCGGGGGAGATTTGGCGGGTCTTGGATGCAAATGCTGTGCTTCCCTAGAGAGCCATCTCAACCTGCATTTCCCGTCGCCAAATTGGTGAACTATTGTGCGACTCGATCCGGTCGGCGATGACGTTGGCGCGTTGACCGGCGGTTGGCGGGGCGTACATACCGAACCGGCTGATGCTGCCTCCGTTCACTGCGGCGTTTGTCGAGTCGGCTGAAGTGAAGGGCAGGTTTTGGAAGATTGCTGGGTCGAGCATGCGCAGGCCGTGAAGGCGGCACGTTGGCCTCCCGTGTTCGTCGCAGATTGCATCCATCGCCGCGCCGATTCGTTTCCACCATGACGCTGTGTCTGGGCTTGCCCACTGACCGGAACTGCCGATAGCCACTGTTGGCCATTTACTCGCCAGCCGCTGCAACCTATCAAGCGTTTCATGAAGGTGCCAGACCGGGACACCTCGTAATTCCTCGGGCCAGGCCGCGATAAGCGTGTCGTTCGCAAACTCGTCACCGTCGATCACGTCCGGGATGAGTGCCCAGTCGAAACCGGGATGCCGGTGCCACTGCTCAACCCAGCGGGTATATCCGTCGACGTCAAGGGTGCCGCCTTTCTTCCAGACTGAAAACGCGCCGTTGTCGAAGACAAATGACTGACAGACGTCGGCGACAATGCCCATGTCGTCCTTGCGTGGAAACGGCACCAGCGCATGCCGGCCGCCGAGGAAGCGGGCACCGTCCTGACGAGTCCCGCCGATCGGGGTTCCATGATAGTGAATCATAAATATTCCTGTAGACGACTGAATCTCGACGGCATCGGGGGGCAGTTATGGCTTTCTGGGCAAAAATATGAGATTTTTCGAGTCTATTTATCAGCGTAGGTAGCTAGTCAATGAAAGTCTTTGTCAGTTGGTCTGGTCAAAGAAGCAAGGCTGTTGCTGAATTAATAAGTGATTGGATAAAGTGTGTTCTACAGGCTTCACAGCCTTGGATTTCGACGAGAGATATTGATAAGGGTGCCATTTGGTTTTCTGAGATTGCAGATCAACTAAAAGATACTGCTGCTGGGATTGTTTGTTTGACTCAAGAAAACAAAAATAAACCTTGGATACTGTTCGAAACTGGAGCACTGGCCAAAGGTCTGAGCACTAACAGAGTGTGTACATTTTTGATAGATCTTGAATCAAGCGAAATCGAAGATCCACTGGCCCAGTTTAATCATACGTTTCCTGAAAAAGTTTCAATGTGGGGACTTATCTCATCTTTGAATACTTGCTTGGATTCTAATAAATTAGAAGAAAGAGTTCTCCGTCAAGTCTTTGATACGTACTGGCCTCAGTTTGAATCTAAGTTTCAACTGGCGCTTGATCTTAATCCGCTAGGGGTGGAGGTCGTTCCACGATCGGAAGAAAGTATGCTTGCTGAAATTTTGGCAAATACTCGATCTCTTTCTAATAGGATCAGGGATCTAGAGTCGAGAGTTGTGTCGTCTGAAGACCGAGTTCCAGAATTCAATTTCGATGAAAAAGCTTCTTACTTGAAAGCTTTGATAGAACAAAGTGTGCCGGTAGAAAAAATAATAAGTGTTGCAGATCAGTTGAATTTTCCTAGGGAAAATTTGGATTTGTTATTAAGAAAGTTCCGAAAGGGGACAGTCCTTAAGAGTAGTTTAAGTCATGGTGTGCAGGTTGGCCCGATAACTGCTGCCTAAAGCTATGCATATTCAATCTCAACTCTCACCGTTGACGCGCAGGATATAGTAGTGGCAATTTAGGTTGCGGTAAGTTATCACGGCGGACCGGCAATAGAGCCGGAAGACTTCCTCCGTCGGCTCCTGCTCCTGCTCCAATTTTTCGGCCATGGCCTGCCTCTTCAATTCCTGGGCTGGTATATCCAGCCATGTCTGTCGTCGGCGCGGGCTTGCTCCAGTCAGTCACCGTCCTCCGTGACCGGATGCGACAGTGGGGTGTGGTTATGCTGCTTTTTGATGATTGCAGGCGTTGCCGATTTGGATTACACCGCTTGTTGGCAAGTCGCCATCATCAAGCAGGGAAGTAAAATGGCTGTTTATACGCTCTGGAAAAAGGCTGATTCCAATGAGTATCATTTGTTCCAAGGGGAGTGGATCGCAGGGGAAGTGAATGTGAATTGCTCAGTCCCTTTCAAATCGATATGTAAGAAAATGAACAACACTGAAGGCGGCGGCCAAGAATTTGGTTGCAAGCCCGAGGCAGAGGCTCGGATCGCTTGCGCAGCTAAAGGGCGGGCGGTCTGTGGAACATGCGTTAGTCACTTGTACACGACACCAAGCTAAGCGGTTACAGGCAGGCGGCTAATCGTCTTCTGGCGGCGCAACAAACGCGTCGAGCATTTCCGCGACACGTTTACTGACTGTTATTTCGTGTCGCGGAGTGCGCATTGCGTCTGTCGAGCCTTCGGGGCCCAGGGCGTGCGCATTGAGGATCAAGTTCTGAATAGCTTCGTTCTGCTCGCCGACTTGATGCCAGGCCATCAGGTCAGCCAACATCTTCTCGATGCCTGGACGAACCCGGTGCCTCAGCTCTTTTTCTGCGTAGATCTCGCGTTTGGCCGCAGCCAACGCCGATCGCTCACGTGCTGTCATGGCCATTTCAGTAGTCCACTGAGTAGAAGTCGTAATTCGGGCTCGACCTCCAGCGCTGGCAGAAGAGGTCAGCAGGAAGCCATTTGTGACCCAGGTAGGCGATCCACTCATCCGGCTGCGTGAGCACGACACGGTTAAGCTTGTCGTTATTCATCCAGCGAGGGATCAGTTGCCAGTTATGAGCAGTGTGGAGCCCCGATACTCGCTTACCCTGCAGCGGGAGCATGTGATCAATGGCCCAGCGGATGCCGGTTGCTTTCTCTCTGTCGGCTCGCAACAAGCAGAGTTCTCGCCAAACAAACCGGTCAAACTCTTCGTTGAAGGTGGGCGTTCTCTGCTTTTGCGATGCGTATCGCTTGAGGCCGTGCTGCCTTGCCATCTCCCGACGACTAGGTATGTTGTTTCTGGCTTTCCAGTCTTCGTACTCTTCGCTGAGTCCTGGTCGAGTGCTCAGCACTTGCCGGCTCAGGCTATTTGGATCGTTTTTGTAGAGAACCTTGCAGTAAGCGTCGTAGGCAGCGCCTTCTTTCTCAAGCTGCTGCTCACGTGTCAAAGCATTCCAGAGAGCCTTTTCGGCAGCGCGGACTCGCTTTTTCTCTGTATACGTCAGCACGCGACTGACTCCATCCCACTTCGGTAGCGTTATTTTTACTGTCATTGGCGGCCTCTATCCCTGATATCCCGCTTGGCAGTATATCCAGCCAGGTTTGTCGTTTGCGTTGTTGTGACCGGCTCTTCATCGAAACGTCGGCTCCAGCTTCGGATAATCGATGTCGTAATCCTTGATCAACCGGTAGAGCAGCGTTGAGCTGATGCCCAGGGCTGCGCAGCATCGCGTTCGGTTCATGCCTTTGGCTATGCAGTCCTTCACCTGGGTGACCAGCAATGCATCGGATTCAAGCGCCGTCTTGTTCGGCGCGAAAGCCTTCTTCGGGCCGGCGGTGAACTCAATGGCGTAGCGCGCAGCAATGCCCCGAAGAACCCCCATCGTTATACTTTCTTGCTCGCATATTTCGGACCTGGTCAGTTTCTTGGCCAAGGCGCGGATCCGCGAAATCTGCTGCGACGTTTCGGATTTCACCGCGGGCCGTTGGAAGTTCGGAGGCTGGCGGATAAAGACCTGAGGGGCGCATTGGACTCCGGAGCGTGGATCTCTCCGCCCATGGCCAGGAACTGCGCGACTCGGGCGGCGAGTTCGTTGGCCACCGGCTGGCGCTCGTTGATGATGTTGAGGTGGTTGCTGATCATGCGGCCACCTTTACCAGCCTCACGCCGGCCATGCTGAACTTGGAGCCCTGATTCGCGACAAGAGCATCGAGCGCTTCCCAGTTGACAGACAGAATCGATAGAGGGGCCTGGCCGCAAGCCACGGCTTTGACCAGCACCTCAAGATCGAAGACCTCGGCCTGCATATTCACCGCTGGTGCCGTCACAGGTTTGGATGCCGCCTGATGCATTGTTGGCGCTGCTCTTACTGGCGCGGGTGTCACTACAGGTGCAGTTTCAACAACAGGCGCGACGGCCAATTTGGCCTTTTCATCGTCGGCGATCCGCTGCAGCTCTTCCTCACGAATTTGCTTCCGAGTGGCTTCGGCTTTCTCTTCCTCGGCTTTCTCATGCTCCGATATCCGAAATTTGATCAGCGTCACCAGGTCGTCATTGGCTTTTGTCACCAACTGCTGGATGTCGTTGAACAGGAACGCGTGGTCGGTGGCGAGCTCGGCCAGGCTGGTCAGGTTCAGACGAATGCAGTCAGCTGCCTGGCTCGCATCGATCTTTGCCCGGGCCAGCTCGGTATCAACAGCATCCTGCAGACTGGCGATGGTGCGCTTGTTTTTCATGGCGCCAGCAAAGTCAGCGGCCACGTTTGGAAGAACCACTTTGCCCAGGGTCTTGTTAATCGCGGCGATGTGATCAATCAGCGCCTGTTCGGCCTTCTGTTTTATGTTGGTCTTCACCAGCAGTTCCTGCGCCTTCACCAGCTTGTCTACTTTCAGGCGAGTTTCGCGGGCATGTGCCGAGACGCGATCCAGCGACGAGAACAGCTCGTCGATGGTTGCGGTTTGCGACAGCGCCTGCTTCTTCGCCGCGGCGACGGCTTCTTCCACATCGCCGCACCATTTCACGGCCTTCTTGGCGTCCGCGAAGTCCTGGTCCGTTTGCAGCGTGGTTTTCACCGAGTCGATGACCGCCAGTGCTGATTGCTCGAACAGCTTGAGGTTGCTCGCGGTAACCATGCCGGTGAGTTCGATACGCAGCGCTGGCAGTTCGTCGGGCGCCTTGCCGACGACGATCGAAGGGGCATCAGCCACTACATGGACGCCGAGGTCCGCTTCGAACTGCTTCCAGCCTTCGATCAACTGTTCGGCGCGGCCAGCGACCGGACGGTATTCCATGCTGACGAAGTTCTCGGCGGTGCCGTCTGAGCAAACGAAGATCACTCGCTCGGCGCCGCTGACCAGCAGCTGTTGCTCAAGTTGCCAGTAATAGTGCGGGGCCAGGTTTTCAGCCTTCACCTGGGCGACCAGCGATTCGTTCCAGAGCTTGTGCTCAAACAACGTCTCGCCGAGCATCGTCGCGCCGTCCATTGAGGCCAGCAGATTTCCCAGCGTGCCAACAACCGGATACAGCTCTTCGCCGATCATCGCTTCAACCAGCGGACGGGCTGATGCTTCAGTGGC of the Pseudomonas frederiksbergensis genome contains:
- a CDS encoding toll/interleukin-1 receptor domain-containing protein; this translates as MKVFVSWSGQRSKAVAELISDWIKCVLQASQPWISTRDIDKGAIWFSEIADQLKDTAAGIVCLTQENKNKPWILFETGALAKGLSTNRVCTFLIDLESSEIEDPLAQFNHTFPEKVSMWGLISSLNTCLDSNKLEERVLRQVFDTYWPQFESKFQLALDLNPLGVEVVPRSEESMLAEILANTRSLSNRIRDLESRVVSSEDRVPEFNFDEKASYLKALIEQSVPVEKIISVADQLNFPRENLDLLLRKFRKGTVLKSSLSHGVQVGPITAA
- a CDS encoding DUF4406 domain-containing protein → MKRFYLRGPMTGLPALNFPAFAAMTANLRADGHTVTNPAEPNPDGDSWNDCMRRDIADLMDCDNVATLPGWEHSKGARLEVLIAERLGMTVVNAHDL
- a CDS encoding YqaJ viral recombinase family protein, giving the protein MKIHNVAQGSAEWHALRAQHFTASEAPAMKGASKYQTRTDLLTLKKTGITPDVTPSQQYIFDKGHATEASARPLVEAMIGEELYPVVGTLGNLLASMDGATMLGETLFEHKLWNESLVAQVKAENLAPHYYWQLEQQLLVSGAERVIFVCSDGTAENFVSMEYRPVAGRAEQLIEGWKQFEADLGVHVVADAPSIVVGKAPDELPALRIELTGMVTASNLKLFEQSALAVIDSVKTTLQTDQDFADAKKAVKWCGDVEEAVAAAKKQALSQTATIDELFSSLDRVSAHARETRLKVDKLVKAQELLVKTNIKQKAEQALIDHIAAINKTLGKVVLPNVAADFAGAMKNKRTIASLQDAVDTELARAKIDASQAADCIRLNLTSLAELATDHAFLFNDIQQLVTKANDDLVTLIKFRISEHEKAEEEKAEATRKQIREEELQRIADDEKAKLAVAPVVETAPVVTPAPVRAAPTMHQAASKPVTAPAVNMQAEVFDLEVLVKAVACGQAPLSILSVNWEALDALVANQGSKFSMAGVRLVKVAA
- a CDS encoding helix-turn-helix domain-containing protein, whose translation is MAKKLTRSEICEQESITMGVLRGIAARYAIEFTAGPKKAFAPNKTALESDALLVTQVKDCIAKGMNRTRCCAALGISSTLLYRLIKDYDIDYPKLEPTFR
- a CDS encoding HNH endonuclease; translated protein: MQSFWWVNHKQTFKSEFEGGYIWSPKTNKNGARNRTYDNLTQVKAGDVVVSYADGKIKAIGVAKQHCSEALKPEEFGSAGANWADRGWLVPIEWTALSSPISPKSHIARVQPLLPSKSSPLQANGNGNQGCYLAAISSELGHLVLDVASKLNPDVVQSIQDLKQLVEADVAEDEIQASEAIPETEKEQLIRSRRGQGVFRLRALAIESRCRITGVEDQSFLIASHIKPWKDCANDERLDGCNGLMLAPHIDKLFDRGWISFSDNGDLLSVPGAEQVMAAWNVDLKKNVGKFSVGQCRYLEHHRNKVFKGSIEARS